GCCCACCACGCAAGCGACTGAAAAACTTTCTCATATAAAAATTAAGCCAATTCCAGATCGAGTGGGCCAGGTCTTGCACAATCATTTACTGGATATTTTAACACCTTATGGTCAACCTAAAAATCCAGACTATATTTTAAAAGTAACCCTCAATGAGCAACGATCCGATTTAGCTCTTCGTAAAGATGCGACCGCCAAACGCGCGCAACTTGAATACACAGCTTATGTGACCTTAAGCCATGCTATTTCTCATGAAGTTATTTTATCAGATCAAGTGAGTTTAATGGCGGGCTTTTCCATTGGGTCTCATGCGGATTTTTCTTCTATTCCTGCGCTTGTCAGCGAAGAGAAAGCACGCCTTCGCGCCATGGAAATTTTGGCCCAAGATATCAAATCTTTAGTAGCAAGCTATTTGAGCACCCAAAATTAAGGGCAACTTTTTAAAGGCTCTCGAGAGAGGTAATTTATTTCCAGAATGATTTATCAAGATTTTTTTATAAAAGAGCTTGAACGCCTTCGGCACGAAAAGAGGTATCGAACTTTTTTAGATCTTGAAAGGTGCGCAGGGGATTTTCCTCAAGCAATCAGTCGAACCTCGAAAGAAAAAATCACCATCTGGTGCAGTAATGATTATTTAGGGATGGGACAGCACCCTCAAATTCTTGCAGAAATGATTGAGACTCTTAAAAGATGTGGTTCAGGTTCTGGCGGGACGCGCAATATCTCAGGAAATACGTTTTCCCATGTTGCCCTTGAAGAAGCTTTAGGTGATTTTCATCAAAAAGAAGCAGCACTCGTCTTTACCTCAGGCTATGTCGCCAATGAAACAACACTGTCAACCTTAGGTTCTTGTTTACCTGAGTGTGTTTTTCTCTCTGATGAAAAGAACCATGCTTCCATCATTCAAGGAATTCGTCATAGTCGAGCTCAAAAGAAAATCTTTCGCCATAATGATGTTTCTCATCTAAAAGAACTTTTATCATCGATCCCTTTTCATGTCCCTAAAGTGATTGTTTTTGAATCTGTTTATTCCATGGATGGTGATTTAGGGCCTCTCAAAGAAATTTGCGCCCTCGCCAAACAGTATAATGCTTTAACGTATTTAGATGAAGTTCATAGTACAGGACTTTATGGCCCTCATGGCGGTGGAATCGCTCAAGCCCTTGGCCTTACTCACGACATTGATATTATCCAAGGGACTCTTGGGAAGGCTTTTGGATTGATCGGAGGCTATATTACAGGAACAAAAGAACTCATTGATTTTATAAGAAGTTTTTCACCTGGTTTTATTTTTACGACCTCATTGCCTCCAGCCATTGTGGCTGGTGCCTTGGTGAGTATTAATATCCTTAAAAATAGTCCTCATCTTCGGAATCAACATCAATTAAATGCGACTTATTTAAAGAAAAAACTCGAAGAATGTGGCCTCCCT
This genomic stretch from Candidatus Paracaedimonas acanthamoebae harbors:
- the hemA gene encoding 5-aminolevulinate synthase, producing MIYQDFFIKELERLRHEKRYRTFLDLERCAGDFPQAISRTSKEKITIWCSNDYLGMGQHPQILAEMIETLKRCGSGSGGTRNISGNTFSHVALEEALGDFHQKEAALVFTSGYVANETTLSTLGSCLPECVFLSDEKNHASIIQGIRHSRAQKKIFRHNDVSHLKELLSSIPFHVPKVIVFESVYSMDGDLGPLKEICALAKQYNALTYLDEVHSTGLYGPHGGGIAQALGLTHDIDIIQGTLGKAFGLIGGYITGTKELIDFIRSFSPGFIFTTSLPPAIVAGALVSINILKNSPHLRNQHQLNATYLKKKLEECGLPYLRNESHIVPLIVGDAQRCKEVTDRLLNDYKIYVQPINYPTVPVGTERLRLTPSALHTPAMSDELVEALTEIWRDLSLPQAA